In the Drosophila virilis strain 15010-1051.87 chromosome 4, Dvir_AGI_RSII-ME, whole genome shotgun sequence genome, CTTTTTACTACTTCCAACCATATATTCTAACTGAttgggttatttttttttgtaatttttaatgttagcaatatataaaaaaaatgtgtataaaaataGAATCACAATAGAATTTGATGATTGCGCACTTAACGCTGATGTTCATATAACGCTTAAAAGTCGTGTGCACAATTTTTAGGCCCTTTATGAACCCATCGATGAGGCGCCAGAAATcgagaaataaaaaaagtcCTAAGATCGTTTATCGTTTGTATGCGATGCAGGATTTTTTGGCATGTTGGGCCCTCAATACTTCCTCCATGTTAAAGCCCAAATTCATGTTGGATTTATAATTGATAGGCGTGAGGGGGGGTAGGCGTTTTGGCACCCAACTTATCGGCTGTCGCAATTCCTGCACACTGTTATCCAACTTAATGCCACATTTGCCCAGGTGCTGCCTAAACCTGAGCGGCTTATGAATTTTATCGTAGGGGTCGCGATAGTAATCGCGATAGTCCTGGCACTCCAAGTAGAATCGATCGATTCTGTCCACATCACCATAATCCACAATCCGCAGTCCAATTGGGGGAACAAAACCCAAAACTGTCCGACGATGTATCCTGGCACTTCGGACAACGGT is a window encoding:
- the LOC6634058 gene encoding uncharacterized protein; protein product: MSLDKIPEVDMLTVVRSARIHRRTVLGFVPPIGLRIVDYGDVDRIDRFYLECQDYRDYYRDPYDKIHKPLRFRQHLGKCGIKLDNSVQELRQPISWVPKRLPPLTPINYKSNMNLGFNMEEVLRAQHAKKSCIAYKR